In Piliocolobus tephrosceles isolate RC106 chromosome 4, ASM277652v3, whole genome shotgun sequence, the following are encoded in one genomic region:
- the RNF44 gene encoding RING finger protein 44 isoform X1, protein MRPWALAVTRWPPSAPVGQRRFSAGPGSTPGQLWGSPSLEGPLASPPARDERLPSQQPLSRPPHLPVEERRASAPAGRSPRMLHPATQQSPFMVDLHEQVHQGPVPLSYTVTTVTTQGFPLPTGQHIPGCSAQQLPACSVMFSGQHYPLCCLPPPLIQACTMQQLPVPYQAYPHLISSDHYILHPPPPAPPPQPTHMAPLGQFVSLQPQHPRMPLQRLDNDVDLRGDQHSLGSFTYSTSAPGPALSPSVPLHYLPHDPLHQELSFGVPYSHVMPRRLSTQRYRLQQPLPPPPPPPPPPPYYPSFLPYFLSMLPMSPTAVGPTISLDLDVDDVEMENYEALLNLAERLGDAKPRGLAKADIEQLPSYRFNPDSHQSEQTLCVVCFSDFETRQLLRVLPCNHEFHTKCVDKWLKANRTCPICRADASEVPREAE, encoded by the exons ATGCGACCATGGGCTCTGGCAGTGACTAGGTGGCCACCCTCTGCCCCTGTGGGTCAGCGGCGATTCTCTGCGGGACCCGGCAGCACCCCGGGCCAGCTCTGGGGAAG CCCCAGCCTCGAGGGTCCCCTGGCCAGCCCACCTGCCCGGGATGAGCGCTTACCCTCCCAGCAGCCGCTGTCCCGACCTCCACACCTCCCCGTAGAGGAGCGCCGAGCCTCGGCTCCTGCCGGCAGGAGCCCCCGAATGCTGCACCCAGCCACCCAGCAGAGCCCGTTCATGGTTGATCTCCACGAGCAG GTGCACCAGGGACCTGTCCCTCTGTCCTACACAGTCACCACAGTGACGACCCAAGGCTTCCCCTTGCCTACAGGCCAACACATCCCTGGCTGCAGTGCCCAGCAGCTCCCAGCATGCTCCGTGATGTTCAGCGGGCAGCACTACCCCCTCTGCTGCCTCCCGCCCCCG CTTATCCAGGCGTGCACCATGCAGCAGCTGCCTGTGCCCTATCAGGCCTACCCCCACCTCATCTCCAGTGACCACTACATCCTGCATCCCCCCCCACCGGCCCCACCCCCGCAGCCCACCCACATGGCGCCTCTGGGGCAGTTTGTGTCTCTGCAGCCCCAGCACCCTCGGATG CCCCTACAGCGGCTCGACAATGACGTGGACCTGCGTGGGGACCAGCACTCCCTGGGTAGCTTCACCTACTCCACCTCTGCGCCTGGCCCAGCCCTTTCCCCATCGGTGCCCCTGCACTACCTGCCCCACGACCCGCTGCACCAGGAGCTGTCCTTTGGTGTG CCATATTCTCACGTGATGCCGCGGAGACTGAGCACCCAGAGATACCGCCTGCAGCAGCCACTGCCCCCGccgcccccaccaccacccccaccaccctaCTACCCCAGCTTCCTGCCCTACTTCCT CTCGATGCTGCCAATGTCACCAACAGCAGTGGGGCCCACCATCAGCCTAGATCTGGACGTGGATGACGTGGAGATGGAGAACTATGAG GCCCTCCTGAACCTGGCCGAGCGGCTGGGAGATGCCAAGCCCCGCGGCCTCGCCAAAGCAGACATAGAGCAGCTCCCGTCATACCGCTTTAACCCGGACAGCCATCAGTCAGAGCAGACGCT GTGTGTGGTCTGCTTCAGTGACTTCGAGACGCGGCAGCTGCTCCGAGTCCTGCCCTGCAACCATGAGTTCCACACCAAATGTGTTGACAAGTGGCTGAAG GCCAACCGGACGTGTCCCATCTGCCGGGCCGACGCCTCCGAGGTGCCcagggaggctgagtga
- the RNF44 gene encoding RING finger protein 44 isoform X2 yields MLHPATQQSPFMVDLHEQVHQGPVPLSYTVTTVTTQGFPLPTGQHIPGCSAQQLPACSVMFSGQHYPLCCLPPPLIQACTMQQLPVPYQAYPHLISSDHYILHPPPPAPPPQPTHMAPLGQFVSLQPQHPRMPLQRLDNDVDLRGDQHSLGSFTYSTSAPGPALSPSVPLHYLPHDPLHQELSFGVPYSHVMPRRLSTQRYRLQQPLPPPPPPPPPPPYYPSFLPYFLSMLPMSPTAVGPTISLDLDVDDVEMENYEALLNLAERLGDAKPRGLAKADIEQLPSYRFNPDSHQSEQTLCVVCFSDFETRQLLRVLPCNHEFHTKCVDKWLKANRTCPICRADASEVPREAE; encoded by the exons ATGCTGCACCCAGCCACCCAGCAGAGCCCGTTCATGGTTGATCTCCACGAGCAG GTGCACCAGGGACCTGTCCCTCTGTCCTACACAGTCACCACAGTGACGACCCAAGGCTTCCCCTTGCCTACAGGCCAACACATCCCTGGCTGCAGTGCCCAGCAGCTCCCAGCATGCTCCGTGATGTTCAGCGGGCAGCACTACCCCCTCTGCTGCCTCCCGCCCCCG CTTATCCAGGCGTGCACCATGCAGCAGCTGCCTGTGCCCTATCAGGCCTACCCCCACCTCATCTCCAGTGACCACTACATCCTGCATCCCCCCCCACCGGCCCCACCCCCGCAGCCCACCCACATGGCGCCTCTGGGGCAGTTTGTGTCTCTGCAGCCCCAGCACCCTCGGATG CCCCTACAGCGGCTCGACAATGACGTGGACCTGCGTGGGGACCAGCACTCCCTGGGTAGCTTCACCTACTCCACCTCTGCGCCTGGCCCAGCCCTTTCCCCATCGGTGCCCCTGCACTACCTGCCCCACGACCCGCTGCACCAGGAGCTGTCCTTTGGTGTG CCATATTCTCACGTGATGCCGCGGAGACTGAGCACCCAGAGATACCGCCTGCAGCAGCCACTGCCCCCGccgcccccaccaccacccccaccaccctaCTACCCCAGCTTCCTGCCCTACTTCCT CTCGATGCTGCCAATGTCACCAACAGCAGTGGGGCCCACCATCAGCCTAGATCTGGACGTGGATGACGTGGAGATGGAGAACTATGAG GCCCTCCTGAACCTGGCCGAGCGGCTGGGAGATGCCAAGCCCCGCGGCCTCGCCAAAGCAGACATAGAGCAGCTCCCGTCATACCGCTTTAACCCGGACAGCCATCAGTCAGAGCAGACGCT GTGTGTGGTCTGCTTCAGTGACTTCGAGACGCGGCAGCTGCTCCGAGTCCTGCCCTGCAACCATGAGTTCCACACCAAATGTGTTGACAAGTGGCTGAAG GCCAACCGGACGTGTCCCATCTGCCGGGCCGACGCCTCCGAGGTGCCcagggaggctgagtga